In the Pongo abelii isolate AG06213 chromosome 9, NHGRI_mPonAbe1-v2.0_pri, whole genome shotgun sequence genome, ACAAATACAATATGTTGCTTTATAGATAGATTTTGTCCCTGCATCAAGGACAAAAGTGATGTCTCTGATCTgatttatattgaaataaatgtgagctatacatacatttaagaaagattaagaaaaacaagtaaaattgggccgggtgaggtggctcataccagtaatctcagcactttgggaggctgaggtgggcagatcacttgaggtcagaagcacaaaaccagcctgaccaacatggtgaaaccccatctctactaaaaatgcaaacattaaccgggtgtggtgtcgcgtgcctgtagtcttcagctacttgagaggccgagacaggagaatcccttgatcctcggaggtagaggttgcagtgagtcgatacTGTGCcacggccactgcactccagcctaggtgacacagcgagactcctcaaaaaaaataaaataaaataacttaattAAAGTTTACTATTTACCCAATATTTGGTAAATCGGTGAGCGACAGCAAACAGAGCTCACCTATAAATCAATCCTCACTGGATGGGGCCACCCTTGTGGAGAGTTACTGAATTAGGAATTTAATCATTTTGATTGTTCTTGTGATTGCTTAGCAGTCCATTATCCTAATCTAATCAATCCAAAAGTGACatgattatcttattttttgaaaccccattcataattttaaaatcttttattttcttgataaattatacGACtactaaaaaaattctaaacGTTGCATTTAAGTATACAAAAGCTCAAACACAGCTGTACTTGGAGGCAGAGGATTGCATCAATTCCTGCATTCCCTGAAGAATCATTATGATTTCAGTAATATCAAATGCAGAAAATGTTGTGTTGAATAACTCTTAAAATACCATAAGCAGATATGTTGTTGAGAGCGGGATGTTTTTTGTATTGGTTGGTGAAACATTTTGTGAACTTCTGGACAAAACTATTGACAATGGTCCTGTGGTTTATGCAATTGCATTTCTCaaacattatgaaaattaaagcaaGCAACAACACttgtaatttataattaaataggGTGCAGCCTTGGAAATTGTCAACATGTTTATCATCCAATTTCATGTCTGAAGGTCACTGGCGAGTCCTATGACATGTTCGAAGGTAGCTTAATGGTCTTGGCCATTTTCAGTAGCAGCCCCCATTCACTAGGAGAACCACCAGAACAAACTCCAGATTTTAAATGAATCCAGACTGGGCGCTGCCACCTTTGTTGAGAGTTACTGCTTTAGGTAATTTAATCATCTTGATTGTCCTTGTGACGAGTTAGGAGACCGTTATCACAACCTAATCAATCCAGAAGTCATGAAGTCTCCACCCACTAATTAAGGTGACTCAATATAAACCTGCCTCCTGTGCCTCCACATTAGCTCATTTGGAAGACCTGGGTATAGGTGGTGGTCTCCTTGGCTCAGAGTCCCTGCAGCGGCTGAGGTGCCTGTGTCTCTCTGGTTCCCAGTGGCCGCCATCATGCTCTCCTCCCCACTCAGGGTGGCTGTGGTGTGCATGAGCAATGTCAACAGGAGCATGGAGGCCCACAGCATCCTCAGGAGAAAAGGGCTAAATGTCCGGTCTTTTGGAACTGAATCTCATGTGAGGCTACCAGGACCAAGACCCGGTCATCCTGTAGTTTATGATTTTGCAACAACATATAAGGAGATGTACAATGACCTCCTCAGGAAAGATAGGGAACGCTACACCCACAACGGAATCTTACACATCTTGGGAAGAAATGAGAGAATCAAGCCCGGTCCAGAAAGATTTCAGGAGTGCACTGATTTCTTTGATGTCATCTTCACCTGTGAGGAGAGTGTCTATG is a window encoding:
- the LOC129048972 gene encoding RNA polymerase II subunit A C-terminal domain phosphatase SSU72 like protein 4, whose product is MLSSPLRVAVVCMSNVNRSMEAHSILRRKGLNVRSFGTESHVRLPGPRPGHPVVYDFATTYKEMYNDLLRKDRERYTHNGILHILGRNERIKPGPERFQECTDFFDVIFTCEESVYDTVVEDLCSREQQTFQPVHVINMDIEDTLEDATLGAFLICEICQCLQQSDDMDDNLEELLLLMEEKAGKSFLHTVCFY